In Porites lutea chromosome 8, jaPorLute2.1, whole genome shotgun sequence, the genomic stretch TTCATGCAATCTGTTATTCCTTTTGCCAATCTTAGCTTTAGTGCAAAAAGGATTTTAATACTTCTTGAACTTCAagaattgttttggttttggtttttcatgatcaaaaaccaaaaccaaaacaaaacaagtaaaTGAAGCAAGAAACAAACTTTAAGGTTTTTTTAACTATACGTATTTTGCTTTTAGTTGACAGACTTTTTGCTGTTTTCCTTGATATGCCTCCTCTTGTCAATACTGCTAATTGTATGCTACAGTATGGCGGTTCACACGGCTTGCACTGGGGAGGAAACTGGAACATTCAGCTGGTATTCGTACGAGAACTACCACGATCAGAACATGACCAGAGCCAAAGCCTTCAGCGTTATTATACTCGTGTTGAGTGGCCTGGAATTTCTGTTGTGTATTGGCTCCTTAGGATACGGAGCATATGCTCACAAGCGAGATGAGAATAAGGTAAGGGGAGAACTGATAATCGTTgcttttgaaaatattttcatcCTGGACTGCCCAGTCCTCCTATAAGCCTCCCCTTCCTACTCCTCTTCCTCCTGGCCTCCTTCTGCTCTTCCTCTGGCTCCTCCTCATCAAAGTCTGCGAGTAGTATCTCTCTTGCTCGAAAATCTGTGAGCGAGCGCGATCTGAGAGTATGCGAGCGGCGAAGGCCGCACAACCCGATGCCGCTCATGGCTTCGTCGCTACTTTACTCACATATCGCGCTCGCTCACAGATTTTTAAGCAAAAGAGTTACTGCTCTCAGtacttcctcctcctcctcctcctcctcctcctcctcctcctcctctttcttcttcgtcttcctggcctcctcctcctcctcctcctcttcctcctcctcctcctcttcctcctcctccttatcatcatcatcatcatcatcatcatcatcatcatcatcatcttcttcttcttcttcttcttcttctttatatCATTGTTATTAATCATTATACTATTAAtactattattaataataacattatTGTAACATTGATTTTCTAGAAACGACGACCATCACGTGGCCGGTTTGCTTCCTACGGATACGACAATGAGACCTACGACTCAACTTTTTAAAAGCATCTTATCGATAAGAGGaactttgaatgaaaatatatcaaaaacttGCTGACTGAATAATTTGGCTGTCACTAACAAACTGGTTGTAAGCTAAAGGGAAAGTGTGAGTTTGCCTGTGCAACCTAGTATATAAAAAGCCACTTAAGTATCCTGTTAAGCCTTTAACAAATAGTTGTTTCAAGAGCTGCTACATTGTTTCCAATTTACTGGAAGCTAACTGAAGTTAGGTCTTATAATAAGCTAGAATAATgagccctaattattcttcaccaATAAATGAAGGGCATTTGCTCGAATTGAGAATCTCGAAAATCTTCGAATTCGTCTTCTGTTAGTAATGTTTGGAACGCCTTCTTATATGCTCGGTTTCTCTACTAAAAATCCTCGCACTCACAGGATGAAAGGTTGGCAGCTTTATGTAATTTAACTTCTAAGAAGGTGGAGAGGGTGTTGTTGGGATACCGTACGAAAATGACGCGGTAAAGGAGGATATTTTCATCGAATCCTATAATAATGTCTCATGTGTCCTAGCCCGGAACGTTTCAGTCACAAAAGAGGCACAgacaatctcgttcccagggtcctctcctactcgtcCTTTGAAGCGGGAGACGAACAGAAGAAAAcgctgggaacgaggttgtggtACTGATGCTAACTGATCAGCATGAACACTTTCGTACTAAAGCAGTTCCGACAAGATTAAAATAGATAATCTGTGTGTCCGTTTTTCGCTATGAATAAAATATTTAGGACGTGATAATAAAGCGAAACTTGCAGTGAGTTGTTTTGTAGTGGCAATCCGCAGCGTGAAAACTGCGTAGGGATATTTAGAGTTAGAGTccaattacaaatttatatttccTAGACCtcgctttttttctttggttttaattgTTCCTACAGAATGATCTTACGATTTAAACGAGGGCTAAGACACAGGCATTGGGGGATCTAGGGAATGGGGACTTGGGCCTCCCCACCTGATTTTTGCGGTCAAAATGAATTTCCGATGTCCAAGAAATACCATATTATTTTTGAGACAGGGCTCCCTCTTATCTCAGGGAATGAATgaacgcacccctcccccccccccccccccccatccccaaGTTACTTACACATTTGAATCCGCCACTTACCACTGGCATGTAACGTTATCATGTACTATAACTTTGGACTATTTAATCAACTTCCATAAGTCTTGTACATGAGGTAGAACCCGAATTCAAAGATGTGTGTGACAGCTGATTTTGATGCCAAACATTCAACACTTCTTGGTTACGTGGCtctgtttgtaaaacaaaaaaggtgaaCTCGCGCGTTATGGCATTGGCAAACCTTTCATAGGACGTCGAGTCGAACAATAGCGTTCTCTAGCAAGCGAGTGGGACGAAATCTATTTCGCAGAAAGGCAATGGATCAATTAGTTCCTTAGTTTCAGCATACTGCTGTATTAAGGGGGGCATTCTGATTGTTTTTTGACTTAATTTTGATTagggaaggaaataaattagaATAGAAAAAGTGtacacataaaccagttagtccGCTAATGGGATAAGAAGCACCTTGTTGTGCTATCTGTTATTTGtctaccaggagcccataacccggagcgtctAACTTCCATACTGCGCCtatgcaacggcgttttcacaagtaggtttatttttagataagcttttcCCGCGAATTGCTTTCGAAAAGCCAATCACTAGCAATTGCGTCATCAATGATAAACTTTTAATACGTAACTAGGACAACTCCTTGACattgaaaaaaacatggcggacacaCGTGAGAAATCTTCAGAAGAGTCTTCTGAGAGTACTTCAAGCGACAATTTCAGTATTTACACGGAAACTAACAGTTCAAAGTAAGATTTGCAAAACGTAGCCAGGACGCCTACTTCATCGGCGACAACGCATAATTCACGCAAAGGGAATTAAATCGAAATCATCTTCGAAATAGGCGACTGTGAAAAGGTCCAAGCGAGCTACAAACAGTTTAAACGACGATCAAATAGAGGAATTGACCTCGTGGAACAGttatttttcgcgggaaaagcttatctaaaaataatctcacttgtgaaaacgccgttgTATGAATTTATGGCAGTTgaacgctccgggttatgggctcctggtctACTAATTATCCACttcatatttttaatttcagtacaagggcggatccaggatttcttttaggagggggtgcactcgcctcttgctctacttcaacaccaataaaccacatagttttttttgcagaataccaattgtattagaaaaccgcaggtcatctcggggggaggggggggggggtgcgcaccccctgcaccctccccctagatccgcccctgcagtaacccccaaatccaatattCTCCAAAAGTTAAACATCAAAATCACGCATATCGTTGAATTTTCGGTAGTAAGCCAAACATAGCAAGGGAGAAATTGAAGAAACCAATTACAATGGCGGCGCTCGAAACTAACGGCTAGTCTCTCATGTTTATCATGTCCCTTATAGTCCACTCTCTTAACGGGCAtgtctataagacggacacctctgtaaaacggacaccggacaccggacacctagagttggtccctgcctttctttgccTCCTTTTTCAAACATTCTATCGGACGCCTTCTAAATGAAAAGACTTGACATATAGAAATGACTCTCAAACCGCGCGTATCAGCCTAAGCACTTACTGATGACTTCCTACTGATTGGGTAACCTGTGGTCAGTCTTCAACTAGGCGCCAGCTTCCTCTCCTTCCCAATGCAACATGGCTGTCATTGCGAAGGTTTACCTGGTTTTGTACAATGTCATTCTTACTCTTGGGTAAGTAGGAGTTTATATCCTTTCAAGTTTTTACAATGGGTGATCTTATTTATATCTGCCACATTACGATAAGAGATCTATTTTGAGCAAATCAAGATGAAGAGAATGATCCAGCGCGTGGTAAAGGTGTCGACTTTGCTCGCGTCGGACCGTGATCAGCTGGCTCGTTATAATTACAGTAGTAAACAGAAATGAAGCTACGGCTTGCAACAAACATGGTGCAATGAAGTTGTGGTTTCTGTGGTCTTTAAGagataattgttaaatacaatAAATAGCATGGAATAAAATGCTGTTGGGTTTTCAGCTAGTCGAGTTGCGACATAACTTTGATGCGCGCTCTCAGGTGTCAGAACGCGCATCAAAAATTAAGTCAGTTCTTCTCCGGCCGCTCTCAGCTgcattttgcagtttttttttagtataattTTCTTGAGAAGTTTGTTTCACCCTACTCCAGCTCATGGATAAGTTATCATGAAAACACCTGTGTTATCATGAAAGTGGAGGAAACCCTTATGTTAGGATGCAAAACCTTTCTATAATCAACCTTTGATAGGCACAACTCTCGTGCGCAAGAGTTAAGCTTATTTAAAATATAAGCAGTAATTTCACTTAAATATTCTCCTGATTTGTAAATTTTAATGTAGTGAGCTTTCGTGCGGAAACATTTTATGCAAgaacgaagaaaaagaaattctatTTTGCATGGTGGACACATTGACTGATCATAATGTGACCTACCCAGTGGCGATCATGTGATAAATAAGATCTGAGCACAATAATCAAATTCCAGAGATCaactttagttattttattatttttgtgctTTTAAATAGTAACGACTATGCCTAATTAAACAGAAAGGCGTATAACTTTTATGAACATCCATGTACACTGTTTTCTTATAgctgaaattaaaatgttttaaaaccaaTTTCCATTTTTCATTCCCTTCAATGTGAATGCAAATATCAATCACAACTTAGAAGGTTTATGCCTGTCTATTAATTCTTACCAATAAAGCAAAAATCCTGTTGGAATACGAATAACCTACATACAGCCTAATTTGAAGCAGCAAATTGACAAATGAAGACAAACCATATTTCAATTCACTGTCCTTTTGCTACTTTTTTTCCCGGATAACCTCAAAGATGAAACAACCAACACCTTAACTTGTCAAGAGTGTGGTGTTTCTTTGCATCATGTAAAGGTGAATCTCATGCTATCTTCTTATTCATTCATCGGCTGCCTCACTCATTTCCCTTCAAACTAAAGAACCAGTTAGGATTAACCTTTATGTTAAGGTTGCAACACTACCAAGAGAGTAGGACATTTGTCACAGATTGTGCAGTGTACTAATATGCACAGAACATATAATTTTCACATTAAGGGCTTATTGTCACAACAAGGTTTAATGCATTTCATTATTTCTGTAGGTGGAGCATTATTTTAGTTCTCTCAGTGCAACACTTAGTAAAGAAGAAGTCTCACATAGGGCTGTATACCTCTGTGGAGAAACCACTCCAGGTCTTTCAATCAGCAGCCATACTGGAGGTATGTACAGTGCACAAATTTTTAAATACCTACTTAAAACGTTGCTGAATCTTAGTATGATTGTGGGGTGATTGGATTAATCATCGCAGCAAAGAGTTTCAAAGCAATGTGCCTAACTTGTGTTTTTTCTTATCTCCCAGGTATTGCACTGTGCAGTAGGTGAGTGATATCTCCATACTGTGTAGTAGTGATATCATTGCTATCATGATAATTTCTGTATGTTATtgatgttattgttgttattgttgccTAGCCACAACGAAATAAAAAACTGTGTATAGTCTCTTATGCATGTGCATGTACATGACTGTACATAGATACATGACtatattatttttgtctttgagAGTGAACTTGTTACTATGAATAAGGAAGCATAACTATAGTTAGGGTACCATTGTTTCTCTTCTCGCTCACTAGTCACTTCGTCAGATTAACCCAAGGAAAATTTCATCCAAATGTGCTTAAAAATTTTGGGGACCACCCACACAGCTAGGGACAACCCATGCGGCTGATGTGGACTCTGTTGACTTTTCCTTGCATGGTTGCAATTTGAAAACTCGTTGAtacattgtttttttctggGAGTATTTAAAACTCACGACAACGAGGATGCAAAAAAAGTCGATTCTAGAGAgcaaaagaaaacagtttttcaaaatggcaAGTTTACTGGCCTTAGTTAAAAGAAAGTCAAGACAGCGCTTTTTGCAAACACCagggaaaactaactacaacaATGTCACAGCTTTTATTTCgtaattttattttcctgaaatgctgttttgggggggggggggggggagggattgGTGAACAAAAATGGTCTGTTAGTACCTGTACAATGAAATCGCAGAATGTGACTCAACCCGATGGCAAGTCTTCTGGAAATTAAGTTTCCAACCCTGGAAATGCATTATCACCAGCCCCTCATTGCCTTGCATTTGGCTTAGCCTGGCATATATTTCTGATACATGCATAGGAGTgggttaattattttttgttcccTATACCATTCTCCAGTGGTGTCCCTTCGGTTTCCTCCCTTTCACATGCTTGTGAAGAAAACATACCTCACTTAAAAATCCCAATTTGATGTGGAGCACACAAACACTCATAGGTTATTCGTTAATTAAATAGAGCCCCACAAAAAAAGGTTGGCAATTGGAAGAATTATTACATTAATGTTCATCAGCAGGATTATTACAACTGAttgttttaaataataatgtaaGGGTTAGCCAGTGATGTCTCAATGTATGTTTTTCTACAGGTCTGGTGCCATCTTCAGTTGTTTTAACTGCATTTCAAGTTGCCTCCAGACTCTTTCTTACTTGGGCCATTGCTTATAGCGTTCCACAGGTGAGTAGGCTGGTGCAGGTCAGGCAGCCCATCATCAACTAAGTCCTAACCCACCAAAACCTTGAACATTAGAAGGGAGATATGCACAACACACCTGGGCACAATCTGTGATTGATGTGGTCTGTGTGATTAATGAGGTCAGACTGGGTAAGAATTGTACATAACATGTACAAccatgcaaaacaacaacaacaacaacaacaacatgactGGATTAGACAGATATTTAGAAAGTCATTGTCCTAGTTAGTTAGTTTGGTCAAGCACTAGCTTGGACAACATGGATTCTCCCTCACCAGTCACGTTATTGGTCTAGCATTGCCGTTCTGAGTTAACCGATAATGACGAACACAGTGTCCTCAAGCAGAGTGTGAATGTACGTGGTCCTAGGTCTTCCTCTCGTAGTTTTTTCGTGTTGTGGCTGCCACAACACAAGCTTCGATTCCTCCTTCTGTGGGCTTTGTGTCTAATCCAATGCCTAGCtactctcaactcattcttctTTCCCTCATCTTGCAAGAAAGCTTCCGTACAGATCTTCCTTTGAGATGTGGCCCCTCCAAGAAACGTTTAGTGCTTTGCGAAGCATCCGAGTATAGGCGCCATGATTTTTTTCCTCTGATTAATACCATTAGctgacatgatacaactcaaTTCGACTTTGGAGATGACTACAAGAGCAACATTCCTATTTAAGACCCCAGGGgttactccggatttcaagtgacaggggtGATCGAAGGATtgttttgggtttgaaatttccGATGTCGGGAATTTTTTTGGGTAGTAAagttttggca encodes the following:
- the LOC140946074 gene encoding uncharacterized protein; protein product: MGVRDETIVYFDGVLKILGVCHGILGGLLIVMGVVVRLAVDHWTSVMLLALWIGVIVAATGAIGVLDANMEKADNTKKYYLTDFLLFSLICLLLSILLIVCYSMAVHTACTGEETGTFSWYSYENYHDQNMTRAKAFSVIILVLSGLEFLLCIGSLGYGAYAHKRDENKKRRPSRGRFASYGYDNETYDSTF